The following nucleotide sequence is from Nitratidesulfovibrio termitidis HI1.
GCGCCGATGCGCGCGGCGCGCACCGCATCCAGGCTGCTGGGCATGCCCGCCGTGCAGCAGGCGGTGGAGCAGGCCATGGCCCACCGCACCACCCGCACCGGGGTGACCCAGGACCGGGTGGTGCGCGAACTGGCCGCCGTGGGATTCGCGGTAATGACCGACCTGTGCCACTGGTCCGACGAGGGCGTGCGGCTGCGTGACTCCACGGAGCTGACCCGCGCGCAGGCCGCCGCCGTGGCCGAAGTGCGCGAGGCATCCACTGCGCGTGCCCCACGTGGCCCGCGCGCCGCGCGCCCGGCACGCGGGCAGACACACGGCCCTGACGAAGAACAGCCCGAAGCCCCGGTGCGCGGCGGTGTGCAGGTGAAACTGCATTCCAAGCTCAAGGCCCTGGAAATGCTGGCCCGCCATCTCGGCATGTTCGGAAACGTCGCGGGCGCCGATGGCGATGCGCCACCGGGCGGCGACACACCTCCCGAACTGCCGGTGGAACTGCGCGCCCGCATCGATGCGCTGTACCCGCACCATGGGGCGGATGCCGTCCGAAACCATGGCGGAGACTGCCGTGAAGACGGAGATGGCGCGGAGGATGACGGCGAAGGGGACTGGGAGGA
It contains:
- a CDS encoding terminase small subunit, whose amino-acid sequence is MSTTENGGRDTRPRADESAHGAETSRRPAGPQCEGGGHPPRLGVRQRRFVEEFLVDMSPVRAAERAGYAPMRAARTASRLLGMPAVQQAVEQAMAHRTTRTGVTQDRVVRELAAVGFAVMTDLCHWSDEGVRLRDSTELTRAQAAAVAEVREASTARAPRGPRAARPARGQTHGPDEEQPEAPVRGGVQVKLHSKLKALEMLARHLGMFGNVAGADGDAPPGGDTPPELPVELRARIDALYPHHGADAVRNHGGDCREDGDGAEDDGEGDWEDSEDRDHNGFDRDGWGPV